The Plasmodium vivax chromosome 12, whole genome shotgun sequence genomic interval tttttttttttttttttttttccaaatggagaGCACATCTAGTTGTACCTATCTTTTGAATGAGGCTGCTCAGCTTATCGTCGTTCATTTTGACTGGCGCGTTGGAATGACACGAGGTTGTTAATGATCGGTGGGGTGCTGAACAGGTGGGTATGCAATGTCTGTACGTACGCGCATGGCCATGTGGAGGACGCTATTCCGCCTCTAACCATTGCGGTGACAATCGTAAATAAGGTTAGACCCATGAAGGggagtggaaaaaaggataagcGCTACATCTGTCACTTTTTTAGCTAACAATATTTGTCTCTTTTTTAACTgataacatttttacatttttgcaataaaATGCTTGTACGAATGATTTGCCCCTTAGTTGAAAGAAGTATGCTTTGCTGCTTCTACAAAAGGGTTAAGCTTTGCTTTGCACGGGCAAGAAGTAAAGTAACATGTGCGAGGGGGCTACAGAGGGAGCAAAGACGTAGTGTGCTAAATTATGGATGACCGTGCGAGAGATAAGATGCGTGGCATGTTCGAAGTTCATTCAGATGGGGAAGCGATATCATAAGGaacgcgtttttttctccccacacATTATTTCGATACGCTCCGCTTTTCGTGCCccttttggaattttttttttttttccggtcTTTCCCCCGTGCATACAATTTGTAGCATGAATTTGAAGCCCTAAATGTgcaaacaaaagaaaaaaaaatggactaCGCATCAGTCCCCCATTTAGACTACAAAGGGTTTAAGGTTAAAAAGGACCTTCTAATAtccttcgaaaaaaaaaaggagaagtctCCATTTCCACAGCGATGGGTAATTGGGGGATGTCTAAAAGGGGTATACGCCAAAACATGCGTATATGTACGGgtagggggaaaagaaaaacaatgcttatttcctttttggaggggaagacagcatattaaaaaagcttcacacttttttttttttttaacaaatgcGGCAAAGTTAAACCTTATTGGGATGTTTagtagaaaataattttttgtgcaattttgtCTTGCACGTGCACTCTGTTTTGATGCTCTTTGGAGAGAAACTTTTTAGCCTCTGTGCGGTtacaaatgtgcatatttttaccaCGGTAGCATTTTTAAGAggcattattttatttttttcttttttgaatcTACCCTTTGGTCATCCCAAAATGGTGTTTCTACGTAGGGGCATAAGTTCATGCTTTTACCGTTTGTTGTACTTTTGAGAATATGATAATCACTCAAGTGAGAAGGAAAACGAACAGATTTGTAAAGTTAAAAGGATGGAACGGAATTGTTGTTATGTCGATTTGAGCAAAACGTTGCAATGTTAGCTTTAAGAGGTAGAGGCATGCTTATATGGGGCAATTTCCCCGATGAGCGCTTTTGAACTTTATGGGGAGGTgctctttcttcttttagaGGTAGCAGAACAAGACAACCGTTGCATCACTGTTGGCTGTGATGAGGTGCGTTTTGCCGAATTATGGCTGCCCAGTtggttggaaaaaaaaaaaaaaaaaaaagctgcttCCCCCATACAATGGggtgtacgtatatatgtatgtacacgtGAGCGCCTAAACTCGATGTCGTATTGCCCCTCATTTTTGATAAACGGAGTGACCGTTCATTCTCTCTCAGTTGAAGTGCGGCCATAATGCATTTAAAGCGAAAAGGGGTCAAACAGCAAAACTGCTTTTGCTTTATTGCCATGTAGTAggcaaacataaaaaagggtgcTTACCCCgtgggaggaaaaaacgacGATCAGCGTGGACACTTTTGAATGAAGTCCATAAAGCTGGAAAAATAACGCGGCAATTAAAAGGGTAAATCAAATTGTTTCATTCTGCCCAGTTGGTCCCCTTATGCTCTTTTGGTGAGgcaaacaaaatggtgagcaACGCAAAGAGgtgaaaatgtaaacataAAACTTATACATTTGCGCATGCGCCGAATGAACGAAATATAATGTGTTAGcccccctcccttttgtCATGCAAAAGTTGTGATTCTTCGCtggaaaggtaaaaaatgacgaaagtCGTCGCATTGTAACGCGGTATTCCTCCCCGGATGCGATGAGCAATGAACTTGATTGGGGCGAAAATGTAACAAATGATTACGCGGCACGATTTCGTTTCGCTCGTTCGTTCGCTCGTTCGTTCGTACGTTTCGTTCGCTTCTTCCGTTTGAGATCGCGGGAACGCATATCGTTGGAGACAAAGCGcaaaggaggagcaggaacattttcaaaaacaGTGAAGCCGAATGAGGCCGGAAAGTTGACAGAATGGCTGAGGATAACATACATGTGATTCAGAATGACCCCCTCATCATCGTAGATAAATTCCCCTACACCAGGAAGAAGGACAGAGTCACAGGTATGGCGGCAGGCGCGGCCGCATCTGCGTGTGTGTTTCTACGCACATGGTTATTAacacattttgcacaccCGTTTTGATACCGCCGTACTGTGCATGGTtgtgaagagggggaaaaaaaaaaaaaaaaacacccatTCTAGCAATAATCTTCCTGGGTGAACATCACACCTATGTGTAGAAACACATCTTTGAAATGTGCCTGTTTGTAAATCCCCCCCGTGAGCCCTTCACTTTGAGTGctctattttgaaaaatgatcCCCCTCCCACTTGGGGGCGACTTTCCCCCTTGCTaggcgaagaggaagaagaaaaaaaaaagaaaatcacGAAGATATATTTCTTGACGCATTTCCACGCCGATCATTACAccaacataaataaatacttcCACGAGAACGTCTTCTCGTCGACCATAACGAAAAAGTTGCTAACAAACATCATTGGGGTAAATGAAAAGTATAtacacaatttaaaaattaataagaaTTACCATCTTTTCAATTTCGAAATAATTTTCCTCGACGCAAATCATTGCCCTGGGTCTGTAATTATCTATTTCGAATTTGCCaatggaacaaaaataatacacaCAGGCGATTTCCGCTATTCCAatgtgcatacatttttgataaaaaaagtgctaAGTTGtaaaaggggtgaaaaaaatggagaaaccaaaatggaaacgtTGATTTCTACAAAATTGGAGGAAATAGCGAACAAAGGGGAGCTGTCCACCGGGGTGAAGACGAGCTTTTCCTGGAAGGGCAACCCATACGACATCCATTTTAGGAGCGAACATTTAAATATctataaaagaaaaacttacattgtaaattttgaagaattcAGAATggcttatttaaaaaatgttgaagATTTAATTGGGGGACTTAAACATAAGGGGAGAGAATTCTATTTGTATGATTCtattgaaaaggaaaattactTTAACTTTTTCATTTACGTAGATTTGTCTCTATATTTTAATCAGAACGAGGTGGACATTTTGCTTCTGTATGATGGCAAGAAAAGGCTAAATGACAACTTGGTAATTAACgaggaaaatgtgaagaataTTCGCTTCGTCGCCACCTCtgagggggagaagttaGAAGATGGAACTTGTCCCAGCGGAATAAACTCCCAAGTTTTGATGAAAAAGGAGTTGCTTCACCATTTGTCAGATAACCCCACGTTGAATCTTAGTAGAGGAAATGGACTCAAGAGCGATAGGACGAATGGAGAACAGgtaaaggtaaaaaaggaggaggacatCGACGTGAATGAGTCGCGGTTTACACATGAGCATTCCATTGAAGGAGAGAAGACGGTGGTgaaggcgaaaaaagaaagcgtgAATGATCTCATCAAGTTGGAGGATACTCAAGGTGGGCAAAAAGTAAATGCCCCGTGTGATGTGGACGAATCGGAAGAAGACTCAAATTACATAAGGACCATTTACCTGGACACAACGTATGCCCTGTCGAAAAATAACTTGTTCGCGCCGCAAATCTATttgattaattttattatttatatatgtaagaGGAAAGTGAGAGAAGATTCCGCTGAAGCGGGGGGTGTGGCGGTAGagacgggggagaagcacaagGCTAACCTTGCTAGGACGGGCAAACGAACCCGCGCgcataaatataaagaagaaagatggggaggaaaagtGGGTAGAACAAACAGcgaggaaaagaaggggatAACCACAcatggagaagaaaaaagcgaagCCAGTGGAGCGGAGGGCAGGGATGAGAAGGGCTtagggggagaagggaaccccccaaaaaagacCCTATTCATGTTTGGAACGTACAACctggggaaggaaaaaatttacctaAGCGTATCCGAGGCGTGCAACatgaaaatacattttaggaatgaaaaaaaaaaaataataattgagTCCTTCTTACACAATAAAAGTATGTTAAATAGAATAACAGACAACAAGTTGGAAGCGCAGATCCACATAGTTGACATTAACTACTCGTATATATTCCCcagaattgaaaaaaataaatttaaaaatttaatagaCGAAGAAATTGAGAAAGAATTTGATTCTTTCTATTATATTATCCCCACAGGatgggtgaaaaaatattccttttatcaaaaaaatgaaatctccatttttttaatcccatACAGTGAACATTCGAATTTAGAAGAATTGGAAAGCTTTGTAAAGTCTATCAAGCCGTGTAATATAATTCCCACTGTGTTTTCCAACCCGAAGGAAAAGACGAAGATCCTAAATATCTTCAACTCGTGCCTGAACTTACAGCGGGAAgtgctcaattttttaaaaatatctgATGAGAGCTGCCTGGtcaggaataaaaaaatatccaaaaggggcgaaaaaacgaatgacACAAGGAAGCAAATTGGAAGAGGCAAAactggggggagaagaaattCCAGTGATAGCAGCCAACCCAAGTTGACGTCCTTTTTTCCGTtcataaaaagggagaagcggtgacaCTCCCCTGGGGGGATGCAGAATACGTCAATTCGCAGTTTCGTCTCGCAGCGGtattctgcttcttctctcAGCGAATAGGCTTACAAATGGGGGTGAAAAAGCACAGGTGATAATGCTCCCCCTTTGTAAACTTTCCGCAGTAACAATTTGTCGACTGTTTTCGTATCCACCATCTTACGCTCATGTAGACATTTGGGAGGATGCCGTATGGGACCCTACTTGAGTGCTCATGCCTGGAGGCATTTCTCAACAGCGGCTAGGCGTTAATATGCCTTTAAATATGCGCGTCCATGTAGGTCAAACGCACGTATGGCATGACAGCACGTGCGATTttaatgtcattttttaatgcctctctttaatttatcttcttctttttttgttcgtttggCTGGCAGTTTGTTACGCTTTTTTATGTCGCATCGCTTTTTCTTCGCCTTttattgctattttttttttttttttttttgtgcaattaTTCCCCCATGTCATATGcgcatttttcaaaaaagcgCACAAACACATTTGacggataaaaaaaaaaaaaaagtacataccATAAAATTAGCTGCAAAAGGAAATGTACCCATTACCGCATTTTAATAGGAACAGAAGTGCCACTGCGTAGTTATTAACGTAGCTGTCTATGCatgcgtaattttttttccatctttGGAGGGAGAATTCTCATGTTGCCCCCCTCGATGTGGTTAAAAGACATGTAAATGTAcaacatggaaaaaaaaaagaagggaaaaaaggataaagcTTCTAAAAAGGGGTTggggaaggagaggaaagaaGTCGAAACGGCGGGTGCAAAATCGGTAAAGACATCCGAATGGGATGTGAATGGGGAGACCAGATATATTGAAAAGGACCAAAATGATGACACGCTTCCTAACGAAATGCTCTTCACTGAGAGGGAGCTGGGGagtgaagaaataaatgagaggaaaatgaaaaaggaggtTCATAAGCTCCATCATAATGGGAACAAAACAAGTAATACGAATAGATTGGTAGCCCTGTGAAGGGGATAATACACATGCGTATGCACGTTCGCACGAACGCACATGGGTGTACATGCGTGATTTCATGCATACACATTCGCCCGAATGGTACACATTGCAGATAAGAGAAGGAGCGAAATGGAGCGGTGTCACACGGAGCATTGCAAAACTAACAACGGAGAGGATGAAGATGGCATGTTCCCCCCTTCAAATGAATTCAAGTTGACTAACctgaaaaataatgaaattttcGAAAGGAATATGCCAAAGTGTTTAGACGAAATATCTCCCCTTGAAAAAACAGAATCTTTTGCagcggaaaagggggagggttCCCATTTGAAGGGGCTCAACAAAAGTgtccaatttttaaaagatatgGAAGGATTTAAAATGAGGAAGCAGAGAATGGACGACCTTGTTATGAAcataggaaataaaaaggaagataaTAAGGGAACTCCAAATGGGTGTGACAGCTTAAAGGATGGATCTAAGGGTGAAGTGACCCCCCCTCTCAATATAGAAGTATAATAAGAAAATGTTGTTACCCCCATAAAGTTAACATTGCTAGTGTTCAAAATGAtggagtgttttttttttttttttttctttgcatcgcaggaaaaggaaacccTGTCCTAcaagctgaagaagcagaaaaaaattgaaaaatagtAAACATCGCTTAGAACAAAATTAAGCATCATCACATGAGGGTGTAATTGTCTGTAGAGGCGAATTTtacactctttttttttttttttctaattccccttttgcataaTTTACCAACGGAAAAACAGCAAGCTCAGCggcgaagaaaaagataaGTACATGAAAAAGTACATGCTCAAACTGGAAAAgcagtacaaaaaaaaaaaagacgaagatttaaaaaaggaagtagaagagcagaaggaggaaataaaaaaatatcaagaaaaggaaaacacgatccttaattatttaaagaaCCCCAGGTTGAATTTGTCCAAAACGGAGGATTTGAATGACTACTTGTGTATTAGTCCCACTACAGTAGTAAGTTGGAGTTCGCTGCATGAGCGCGGAGCTGCTTCTTTTCTGAACGGGAGAGAACAAGGGGAGGATCTGTTAGGCCGGTTGGGCAATACGTTTAGCAGCACACCTCGCTGCACACACACGTGCATGGTGCTGCCCCTCCACAAAGTACTTTACAGATGTAGCCAAAGACGAAACGATGACGAGGGATTTACTAATCACGAACAAAGGGAGTACTCTGCTGCACGTTATTATAGTGCCACCGTCCACGAGCCACTTTCACATAAAAGACATCATTAATGTGTACAACAAGAATGAGGAGAATTCCAAGAACAATTTGAACAATCAAATAGCCCCTGGGCATTCCTTGAAGGTAAGGAGGGAGCGATCAGTATGGCCTGCATCTTAAAATGTGATAATTAGTCTAAGGGTAAATGAGGGGAAATTTTCCTCCCTATTTTTCTCTCATTTTTCTCCCAATTTTCCCCCATATTTCTCCCCATTGGGAAGATCAAACTAGGTTACAGCGTTTTCACCCTGAAGCACCAGAGGgaccaaataaaaatactgTCGGAAGCCGGGAACAAGACGATAGACGTACAGATAattaaaatgagaaaaaaagaaaaaaagggggaattaGAACAAGCGAGTGTGCACTAAATGTGCCCATATATATGTGCCgcttttcacttttatgtGAACTGTTAGTTGTTTGCCCCAAGCGAAATGCACCTTTTCGGAAGGGTCCCACAAAAAGGGCATGTCGCGatatttcccctttgcagatAAAAGCGTTTCGCTCAATGCCAAAACTGAAGTTccagaaaatttttaattttgggCCCATTCGGTCTCacgagaagaaaaaaaaatcgtaataaatttgggaaaaaaaaaaaaatggatgaatAAAAGAACGTATCGTGGGGTCACCAAAATAGCTCTCCACCAACTGAGTAAACCTCTAACCATTTCTATGTCCACCCAATTAACTCCTTTTTCTGCGCATTTTATCCCCTCCCCCATTGTAACagattttatattaaaaatgaaggacaaGAAACCAACGTACTGATATTGCCGAGGAAGCTATTTAGCTTTTacgagaaaaaggagaaaattgaaagggaggaaaacatattaaatttgctcataaaaaagaaggaagattCAAAGGAGgctccccaaatgggggcaAATAACGGAGCTGGAAAAATCATTCAagtgaaggaaaaggaagacacCTACTACACATTCAATAGTGTAAAAAGTTACTCTCAGAATTTTCTCTATTTATATCAAAATTTGGCCCATAATTTTGAGAAtctatattttgaaaatattttgcaagATTGTTATTACTTGAACTTGAAAAGGGCAGAGGAGAAGGTAGTCACTTTTGCGTTTAGGTATGGGTAGAGAATAGGcactttgcattttcccGCCGTTCGTTTTGTCTTCCACAAGGGTGTTCAGTCTGTGTGAGAGGGTAGTCATTCTTCTAACCGATTTAGCGGAACGGGAATTCGCGTACGTTGggtttgtacatatatttctaCTCGTGTTTACAAATGGTTACCTATGTATGCACTTTTGCACAACCTTCACCAATGTAGAAGCGGAAAAATAGGAGTATATGAGAAAGATTACCTCATAGTAACGGACATCGAATGCGACTTTGGCGAACTGGAAGACAGAATAAAATGCGGCTTTCTAAACTTGAACCAAATGaacgtttttcccttttgcgttaAAGCCTTGGTGGAGCCGCTGCTCTTAAATTTGGTACATATAAATGGGAACGTGCCAGGTGGGttcgccttttcctttgttcctttttaatgctataattttcaaaaagggtGGAACAAGCCAAAGGTGAGGTAGCAGAAAagcacgttttttttgtttttttgttttttttttttgtcgtatTTTACGCAGGGGAGTATTACGAAGGGAAGGTAGCAGAATACCtgcaagggggaggaagagacaACTTGAGTTACTTTTTCCACAGCACTTCTTTGCACTCGATTAGATTTCCGGACATCCAGGTAGTCACTCAGAGTTGAGCAAATGTTGCgctacacatgtgtgcctAGCTGCATGTTGCTGTAACCCTAGGGGTTCCTTTCCCCGGACTGGTTATTCACGTAAAGGGTACCTCCCCCACTGATTTAAGGTTAACAGCGGGTACAACGTTGCCGAAGTGGAGGTCCTAAACAACGGGCTGATTGACCTAAAAGTGTCATGTAGCGTATACGTAAAGGCAAACTCGGaaagggaggagaagcaaaccaTTTTGGACAAAGAAGACAAAGGGGTGTACTACTACAATGAGGTGTTCAATGTTACGTGTCCACATTTATTATACGATGAAGTAGCAGAGGGGAAGTCCTCaccgaaggaggaagaaagggagaaggggagaaaggaaaaaaaaaaaaaaaagaaaaaaatgtgccctGTGTATATATACCCCAAAAAATTCACCTTGTCGTAcaaaaagaggcaaaaggtatatatcatttttaagcctcaagaaaaacatgaaaattacaaaaattattgcttccttttggtagtaaaaaatttgagcaAGGGATCGGATATAAGCATTGGAGATTTGTtagaaatacaaaaaaatgggggcgaGGAAAACGACGGATTTCCTCTGGTGTGCGTTAGggagaataaaataattaaaaataaaaaatggaatgaacGATTCGAAAATGATATTTCGAAGTATGAAGACTCGTCTTCAGCAGAGGGTGGCACGTGTTCGAGCTACTCCGAGATAAGTCAAGAtgaaagtttaaaaaaaaaacagagtaAAAAGAAGAGCTACtttgggaagaaaaacaagaaaaaaaagtttgtcGCGTTCTGCATGAATGTATACGCTAATATAGTTAAGCCCATTGTACATGTGAAGACGAAAAAATTGACCAAGTGCCTTTTGCTAAATCCGCTGCATTTATATAAGACCAGttttactataaaaaatggaagcgaCTTTTATGTTAATTACCGCTTTGGGGATTTAATTCATTTGGATGGTTTGtctaaaggggaaaagggcaTTTCGTCTGACAAGCGTAGAGGAGTTATCCAGGGGGAGAACACCAACGCGTTGAAAGTTGAAGAAAGAGAAACGCCCATCTGTGGTGGAATTCCCGACGATGACGCAGGGGGTAAACGGAAAGAGGAAGACCCTTCTGCTGACAAAGAAGCGTACCAGATATGCTATTACAACTACGTAGATGTGCTGCGTGACATGCGATCagctaaaaaggggggcgaaaaaagCACCACCGAGGGTAGAAGCGGCAGAAGCAGCACCGATCGggtgaaaacaaaaatatgtgaagggggagagaacAGGCCGGATGGCAGCGAGGTGGAGAGCAGCAAGGCGGTtgacaaaaagggaaacacagATAAAGGAACAGACCAATTGTTAAgtaagaaaaatgtgaaagggGGCCAAACTAGCGGGGAAGCGAGTGCCCCCCCAGACAGAGAATGCTTTCGCAGTTTGAACAAAAGggtgataaaatatttttacgaaaGGGGAGGCAGTGATGCAGTTAGCATGTACGTGTTGGTTGGAAATGCGGCCAGTGAAATgtttaaaaggggggaagtagaaagggggggaaatgggaaGAGTGGGAAGTATGAAAAGAATGGGAAGAAAGAGGCAACTCTGCAAAGGGAGCAAAGAGAAGAACGCCGCGGGGGTAAGAACTGgacaaaaaaggcaaagagCAAAAGTGTGCACATTCTCAAAGTTGAAGAGGGGGAATACTGCCTAAAACCacatgagaaaaaaaaaatccttttatattttctagtGAATCATTACGGATACCACGAAATGAACATGagcgtaattttttacatgggTAAGTATATgctccaaaaaaatgttaaggGGAGAATCTTGACCAGGTGCAAAGGGATCGAAATAAGTAGAgactccttcttcttccgcaATAGCTACTCCCATTACTGTTTTTGCAATATGGTGAAAATTGGAAACTTAGATAAAGACTTAAAATTGATAAAGTTGGGCCAGACGTCTGAGAAGAAGTGCGGGTTCGTCACCCTGTATATGCTTTATTTGTCtgcctttaaaaataagggcaaaaaaaggagcacacTGAAACGCGAGAATCTGCTTAACCATTTCAGGAGAAactttctctcctttttagaAAACGAAATAGACAAGAGTTGTATTAAGCAGGAGGGTGATAAGTACCAGTGCGACTTGTGCAGGTGTTCCTTTAAATACGATTGTTGCATCCACTTTTTCGAGAGTAAATTTTTGGCATGTACAGATGGAGATGGCTATTCTTACCAGTTTGGGCAGGAAAAATACATAgtggaaaatggaaagatgGCTAGTTTGATGGAAGAACCTTCTCGTTGCCACCACCTTAGAGACAACTTGCAAGGAATTTATAAACATCATGCGAATAAAGATTTGTACATACATAACAGCGAGGCCGAGTTTGCGGCGCACCTTTTGATGTACCCCTC includes:
- a CDS encoding hypothetical protein, conserved (encoded by transcript PVX_118600A), yielding MYNMEKKKKGKKDKASKKGLGKERKEVETAGAKSVKTSEWDVNGETRYIEKDQNDDTLPNEMLFTERELGSEEINERKMKKEVHKLHHNGNKTNKRRSEMERCHTEHCKTNNGEDEDGMFPPSNEFKLTNLKNNEIFERNMPKCLDEISPLEKTESFAAEKGEGSHLKGLNKSVQFLKDMEGFKMRKQRMDDLVMNIGNKKEDNKGTPNGCDSLKDGSKGEVTPPLNIEEKETLSYKLKKQKKIEKYKLSGEEKDKYMKKYMLKLEKQYKKKKDEDLKKEVEEQKEEIKKYQEKENTILNYLKNPRLNLSKTEDLNDYLCISPTTVYFTDVAKDETMTRDLLITNKGSTLLHVIIVPPSTSHFHIKDIINVYNKNEENSKNNLNNQIAPGHSLKIKLGYSVFTLKHQRDQIKILSEAGNKTIDIKAFRSMPKLKFQKIFNFGPIRSHEKKKKSFYIKNEGQETNVLILPRKLFSFYEKKEKIEREENILNLLIKKKEDSKEAPQMGANNGAGKIIQVKEKEDTYYTFNSVKSYSQNFLYLYQNLAHNFENLYFENILQDCYYLNLKRAEEKVVTFAFRSGKIGVYEKDYLIVTDIECDFGELEDRIKCGFLNLNQMNVFPFCVKALVEPLLLNLVHINGNVPGEYYEGKVAEYLQGGGRDNLSYFFHSTSLHSIRFPDIQVNSGYNVAEVEVLNNGLIDLKVSCSVYVKANSEREEKQTILDKEDKGVYYYNEVFNVTCPHLLYDEVAEGKSSPKEEEREKGRKEKKKKKKKMCPVYIYPKKFTLSYKKRQKVYIIFKPQEKHENYKNYCFLLVVKNLSKGSDISIGDLLEIQKNGGEENDGFPLVCVRENKIIKNKKWNERFENDISKYEDSSSAEGGTCSSYSEISQDESLKKKQSKKKSYFGKKNKKKKFVAFCMNVYANIVKPIVHVKTKKLTKCLLLNPLHLYKTSFTIKNGSDFYVNYRFGDLIHLDGLSKGEKGISSDKRRGVIQGENTNALKVEERETPICGGIPDDDAGGKRKEEDPSADKEAYQICYYNYVDVLRDMRSAKKGGEKSTTEGRSGRSSTDRVKTKICEGGENRPDGSEVESSKAVDKKGNTDKGTDQLLSKKNVKGGQTSGEASAPPDRECFRSLNKRVIKYFYERGGSDAVSMYVLVGNAASEMFKRGEVERGGNGKSGKYEKNGKKEATLQREQREERRGGKNWTKKAKSKSVHILKVEEGEYCLKPHEKKKILLYFLVNHYGYHEMNMSVIFYMGKYMLQKNVKGRILTRCKGIEISRDSFFFRNSYSHYCFCNMVKIGNLDKDLKLIKLGQTSEKKCGFVTLYMLYLSAFKNKGKKRSTLKRENLLNHFRRNFLSFLENEIDKSCIKQEGDKYQCDLCRCSFKYDCCIHFFESKFLACTDGDGYSYQFGQEKYIVENGKMASLMEEPSRCHHLRDNLQGIYKHHANKDLYIHNSEAEFAAHLLMYPSNLLLLPLRETVFLFFVFLPHAGSINWNTFRRDILIEGECKNGSVKIKHDKRLGSTNPADTKRGKNYVGICSDTFHVKVKNLNELDISYEMCQEGNNEFEYNYHKKEYVVVWNCMPKLDCYYEDFYTFAKVNNVKRAKDKGFFCQNGEELKEEKHSCGKQEGAEYMEGGPLWKGEQSAEDGRPIHGCVIMADCHSNEVKGNKSKTHEFRLLLFHDDGITKDNNFVKLKFPVKLKYFHYREVIKVSCYFAKHTFDFVLMREEDLLLSLFSYIKMVVCDGGWCEKGATTCVGNEAKEEQGTKANSTDSFVDELMDELLFIKKEKKDDQTGGGTINEYFKQMKKFFPPNFDEDVLAEFQNFVLQMDSTFEAKEKQTHGVDGKGEEEKPPDEIIHQGGLNSDGDFPHGRGEHTNRRSNKGVEKLVWVHKLLHGLNNKVDYNFVNFVKRNKRELDFKYERGEITGEQLSSVKRDKINPAKMEEEKCHPPDDATNLFKSYCCELNRENGTIYVIVSNKNKYDLRLKLRSPAHIDDSLNEAFHLCIDNLIMRKEWPGISRFVSEYKLGKGETARCKAVNLDTLNCGKCSKLKHLSAAYKGKNEKKEDLYYQYLSNVLREKREYCFGLRSNFFVDFFQFENVLSSMKSSFVKVHLHADNVNLYEDKITLNLSKSERSFKMVIASQVKSLHLLSPHRETKNGDKCIFFNSIFINKEIFKKFEELNRNEKNEEVDKICKCFEEILKPREIDLFNSSNLRKRVHYTFSKIHHIRDEKGGRGKKGAAEGEAAAQRGYKREKQIDEDSNEKYEIRCGEGETTEDSSHLSDAADGENMSDEGREIRIEGANKYMDKNEKTKVKIFLENVLHKEGKHLYKIDCKYSYASPMDATSEVKSEPACDALNEKLRKLLSLQFYLSVNVEKPRIALLHNSKISYGKRVKFDFNYFNRKAYKRIDKMYKSEEINDILYEDVNKVNEYFDEVFLRNKNLKFYFCNQQDVPFYSYIYTKKFLQIKNVYIDHEEFDHSNTKIYHIKSKGKVCVKLEVDELKLKNELKNNPSRNLPVKNKIEKKYIQEDFLTFQYLTSKRQQRFCVECHYNVPFLIIKENQPIFREFNNLKRKNQKIENCKELNEIESNLSDKIKAGKIIYSEIEMRDSVYFISISFSELKVYKLCLFLFNTTRFPATWAVKEGDPSSGNSYSLKGADNKVFHFSKTKDILFGKTYDMHDVNLGKDENWNNPFLFPDYIIVTFT
- a CDS encoding DNA repair metallo-beta-lactamase protein, putative (encoded by transcript PVX_118595A) is translated as MAEDNIHVIQNDPLIIVDKFPYTRKKDRVTGEEEEEKKKKITKIYFLTHFHADHYTNINKYFHENVFSSTITKKLLTNIIGVNEKYIHNLKINKNYHLFNFEIIFLDANHCPGSVIIYFEFANGTKIIHTGDFRYSNVHTFLIKKVLSCKRGEKNGETKMETLISTKLEEIANKGELSTGVKTSFSWKGNPYDIHFRSEHLNIYKRKTYIVNFEEFRMAYLKNVEDLIGGLKHKGREFYLYDSIEKENYFNFFIYVDLSLYFNQNEVDILLLYDGKKRLNDNLVINEENVKNIRFVATSEGEKLEDGTCPSGINSQVLMKKELLHHLSDNPTLNLSRGNGLKSDRTNGEQVKVKKEEDIDVNESRFTHEHSIEGEKTVVKAKKESVNDLIKLEDTQGGQKVNAPCDVDESEEDSNYIRTIYLDTTYALSKNNLFAPQIYLINFIIYICKRKVREDSAEAGGVAVETGEKHKANLARTGKRTRAHKYKEERWGGKVGRTNSEEKKGITTHGEEKSEASGAEGRDEKGLGGEGNPPKKTLFMFGTYNLGKEKIYLSVSEACNMKIHFRNEKKKIIIESFLHNKSMLNRITDNKLEAQIHIVDINYSYIFPRIEKNKFKNLIDEEIEKEFDSFYYIIPTGWVKKYSFYQKNEISIFLIPYSEHSNLEELESFVKSIKPCNIIPTVFSNPKEKTKILNIFNSCLNLQREVLNFLKISDESCLVRNKKISKRGEKTNDTRKQIGRGKTGGRRNSSDSSQPKLTSFFPFIKREKR